From a single Brassica napus cultivar Da-Ae chromosome C9, Da-Ae, whole genome shotgun sequence genomic region:
- the LOC106388613 gene encoding uncharacterized protein LOC106388613: MTRSWVLLFVLMFLVLTSQLEWKEQLESEIEASRSLIQSDKELHHIPHGKESLQEKKILSQENKIQKLNDMVQDLRRQLVQCRNENQVELTELVTEIDQLPLSGV, encoded by the exons ATGACGAGATCGTGGGTGCTTTTGTTTGTTCTCATGTTCCTCGTGTTGACTTCTCAGTTAGAATGGAAGGAGCAACTTGAGAGTGAAATTGAGGCTAGTCGTTCCTTGATTCAATCAGATAAAGAGCTACATCATATACCACACGGCAAAGAATCTTTGCAAGAAAAG AAAATTCTCTCACAAGAAAATAAGATTCAGAAGCTTAATGACATGGTCCAAGATCTAAGGAGGCAATTGGTGCAATGCAGGAATGAAAATCAGGTTGAGTTGACGGAGCTAGTAACTGAGATTGATCAGCTTCCACTAAGTGGTGTCTAG